The genomic window GCCGATTCTAGCGCCCAAAACCGCTCCGATCACAAACCAGATAAAAAGCGACTCGAAGCGCTCTAAGCTCATCGCGTTCCAATGACCAAGCCGCACCGCGCGCCGCCCCCACAGATAGCCTACTATAAGCGCCGTAACATACATCAGCCCATACCAGCGCAGCGAAAACGCGCCTACTGAAAAGATGATCGGATCGTGCCAGCCATAGAAGTTTTGCCAAGTTTCAAGCATCGGTTTTATACTCTTTGATCGCCTGCGCGATAAGCTCCAGCGGGTGCATAAACGTCTGTTTTGCGCCGCTGCGGTTAAGCGCCTCGCTAATTTGCATACGGCAAGCCGAACACTCGGCGCTGACGATCTGCGCGCCTGTTTCGGCGATCATATCGGCTTTGTTCGCGCCCACCGATTTAGCTAGAGCAAACCGCTCGCTTTGGATCGTAACGCCGCCAAAACCGCAACATTGCGACGGCGCGCTCATCTCCTTGATCTCGTAGCTTCTGGCGAGAAACGCGCGAGGCTCTTTGAAAACGCCCAACGTTTTTTTGGCGTGGCAGGGATCGTGATAGGTAACGCTCGCGATCTTTTGGCTCAAATCTGGCGTTATTTGCAACAGATCGGTGTTTTTATACAGCCATTGCGAAGCGATAAAGCTCTTATCGACGATGCGTTTAATCCGATCGATCCACTCCGGTTCGTCTCGCATAACGTGAAGCCAATCGTTGATAATCATATTAGAGCAGGTCGCTTCGGGAATCAAAATCGCCTCTACCGAATCCACAAACAGCTCAAAATACTCGACGTTATACTTAATTAACCATTTAGTGGATTTGGTATCGCCCGTGAAATAGCTCGGCGCGCCGCAACAAAGCTGATCTTTGGGGATAAAAGCGTTGATTTTCAGCGCCTTTAGAAGATACAAAAGCGAGTCGCCCACGTCGGTATAGGCGTAATTTGCCATACAACCGATAAAGATCGCCGCCGTTTTTTCGCCGCCAAAGTTCATTCGCTCCGGATAGGCGTTCAGAAAACTTTTTTGCGCAAGAGGCGGCAGCAGTCGCCCCCGCTTTGTCATCGGCATGGGAAATCTAGCGCGCATGCCGTTTGCCGCGCTCGCAAAAAAGCACGATTTGACGACAAAGCCTAGTTTCGCGGCGGCATCTTGCAAGAAACGACGTTTTAGCAGGAAAAAGACGATCCTCT from Helicobacteraceae bacterium includes these protein-coding regions:
- a CDS encoding (Fe-S)-binding protein, producing the protein MKNEFDFAEYAEACVKCAKCVPDCTIHSVSRDETTSPRGFIHLMASMQNGSLKLDKNLKKIFETCFLCASCVAVCPSKIPTDTLIENARALSVEKYGMAWFKRIVFFLLKRRFLQDAAAKLGFVVKSCFFASAANGMRARFPMPMTKRGRLLPPLAQKSFLNAYPERMNFGGEKTAAIFIGCMANYAYTDVGDSLLYLLKALKINAFIPKDQLCCGAPSYFTGDTKSTKWLIKYNVEYFELFVDSVEAILIPEATCSNMIINDWLHVMRDEPEWIDRIKRIVDKSFIASQWLYKNTDLLQITPDLSQKIASVTYHDPCHAKKTLGVFKEPRAFLARSYEIKEMSAPSQCCGFGGVTIQSERFALAKSVGANKADMIAETGAQIVSAECSACRMQISEALNRSGAKQTFMHPLELIAQAIKEYKTDA